Genomic window (Candidatus Chlamydia sanziniae):
CTTCCCATCCTTCACATATTCGTAGAATAGGAGAAAACGTTTGGTATCGATCCACGACTTCTTCTCCTTTATTCCAACGTTTTCTCGTTGCTACGATTAAGTGAGGTTCGTTTCCTAAATGATATAAAGCTTCTAGAGAAATAAGAGCTTCTTTTCCTCCAAATTCTTGTTTATTTCTCGCAGTTTTATATTTTTTTACTCCGTAGGCTTCTAGATATTCAGCTTTGCTAAACTTAATGCGGGGAATTATACCTTCAAATTTAAATGTGTTGGTTTCTCTGGACAAATAAGATCCTTCTGCGTTTCCCCTATAATTAGTTGCTGATAATAACCTCTGAATTGCTGCTAAAGCGTGATAATGTGAGGGTTGTAGATCTAATCCAATGACTTCTATTTTTGATTCTGTACATACAGAAGTTAAGAAATCCAATTGGTTATCTATGGTTCGAGGTTTTCTTCCAAACTTTTGATTTTCTAGATGCAAGGAGCTTCTTATAATTTGATGATCTGTTTTTACCATGCTTCTTTTTGATTATAAAATTTACCTATAGATGAATTAAAAATTAAATGAGCTGAGAAAACAGCACCGTGTCTATTCTTTCCTATAATAACTTCTGCCAATCCTTTAGTGGCTTCTTGAGAATAGTAATCTTTTCTATATAAAAGTAATATTACGTCGGCATCTTGTTCTATCTGACCACTATCTCTTAGATCCGATAGCAAAGGACGTTTTTCACTTCTATCTTCTACTTTTCTAGATA
Coding sequences:
- a CDS encoding virulence factor, with product MVKTDHQIIRSSLHLENQKFGRKPRTIDNQLDFLTSVCTESKIEVIGLDLQPSHYHALAAIQRLLSATNYRGNAEGSYLSRETNTFKFEGIIPRIKFSKAEYLEAYGVKKYKTARNKQEFGGKEALISLEALYHLGNEPHLIVATRKRWNKGEEVVDRYQTFSPILRICEGWEGLTPKENKALDEGPFLNLISTKHKGFIIEPCPIIVDQIDSYFVLKPANMYQEIKLRFPNASKFTYTFLDWIVSTATRKKMSNPNIKEWPDKLEIGFENLSYTLRMNRYITSRNWKKIEIAINRCIEIAIELKWLIRHERIQGKTISKKEVFFLNKGKFQKISTDRTISTNIN